In Brassica napus cultivar Da-Ae chromosome A3, Da-Ae, whole genome shotgun sequence, the sequence AGAAACTATAACCAAACTACTTACACCAGCCCATTCGCCGAGGGTTTTAGCACTTGGAACTGTAAGCAAGTTGATGTTGTGATCAGCGCAAAGAGCTTTGACAAGCTTGACGTAATCAGGCTGGTTGCAGTCTTCAGCCAAGACACAGAGCTGAGCAGAACGCTTCTCAATAAGCTTAGCGCTTTCATGGAGACCACGAACCACACCACCGTGAGCACGAGCTTTCCTTAGCGTCAACTCGAGTGCAGTCAACAGATCCATGTCCTCTGGAATGGCAGCAGCTGCCTCAGCAACCGGAGGAACAACAGCAGGAGCAGCAGCAGCTTCATCACTTATAAACCaaatagagaggaaagaaaaaaaatactttatataaaaaaaaaaacaaagattatgCAATTAACCGATATGATTATGAAAACTAATTCTATGTTATTAAAGCTAACATTAATCTACAAAACCTAAACGTCAGAATTGATTCTGTGATTAAACCTAAATTAGTACATACACAAGTCCTAATCTATAAACCTAAAAATGAATCTGTAAACACTAAACTACAGATCTATCAAAGATTCAGAAGACATTTTGAGAAATGTAACAACATAGCTACATCGAAAGAGAAGCTTACCCAGACATGTTGACTCTCTGAATTGCCTTGGGAACGAAGAAAAGCAAAAGCTCCTTTTAAAATCtgtaaaataaaggtaaaaaaacATTCAATCCAAAAGTGATTTGTAATGAAGCGAAACAGGTGTCAGCAAGAAGAAAGCTGAAGAGTTACAAACAAGACACAAAATAAGTAAACCGAACAGCTGTTGCAGAAGAGTGTTCAGAGAACGAACCTGTTGCAAGAAGTTGGCTCCGAGGCGAGGTGAAGGCCAGCGAAAATTGAGTGAtgtagtttatatatttagggTTTACTAAAGACGCTGCTTAAAAAGATTTTTGACAGATTTGTTGCAAACCTGGGCCTGTCTAATGGGCTTGTTATTTCTACAGATTTTCTGCTGACCTGAGCCGCTATAATACGTCTtttatttcatttgtttttggGAAAATTACGCGGACTAATTTTCGtttgatataataaaataaactaactaTTTTGAATCATTGATTAATACATGAACTAATTTTTGTTGCTTACTAAATAcacaaatttttgaaattcaaagaTTTTTTAGGCGTCGTTAACTATGTTTAACAGAATTGAAGACGATGTTAGTGTTTAACTAAAACACATgtttaaattatgaaaataaaatttattatatatatgaactaattttcatttgctaataaaatgcacaaaatattttggatttctATTTAATACAcgaattaatttttgtttcccattaaatacacaaatttttgaaatttgcagaTTTTACACATCGATTTAGACAACATTAACTATATTTAACACGATTTAGAAGATGTCAACTATGTTTAACAGAAGTGAAGACGATGTTAGTGTTTTGTTACACATGTGGTTAAACTGTGTAGGAAAAATTCCTTGAAAATCCGCTcgatatattatattgttttcttttccaTTACGCTTCCGTAGTATAATTAACCTTGATTCAATCATTAAATTAATACCTTTACATATTTACtattagttattattaattACTATACCacattaatatctttataaatttctttttaattgaaTTCATACATTTACAATAAAACATATGCaaaatagaatataattttaagaaaataaacgGATAATATAGATAAAAGACTAATTAGAATAtgacaaaataataagaaaataaaagtaccagtcttttatttttacaaaattaaaaaggttgacttttattatttaatatttttattatatcaatttcaaagtaaagaaaataaaatcttattaacattaaattttaagaaCAAATGCTATTTTATTAGAGTATACTCttagtttaagaaaaaataaaatgataaaaattcataaaaagaagagagagaaattCTTGTTTAAGAAATCTTGAGATCCTGGTAAAATCTCTTATTCACAGTTGTCATTTcaattggttttattatttaaaacatattcACATAACTATAATAATATACTTTTCCTTTGGAAACTGAGAGGGTTTCCCTGCAATTATATTGCACTTAGGGTAAAGCTTTGCATTGTTTTTCACATTTCCTTTGGCTGTCGTTGCAATATGCAAATCCAGATGGGTAGCAGCACCATTTACCATTCGCTGTTGGAGAGCACGGTCTTGGTACGGCTAAAAGATGTCTATGGTTGAAAcctatataaaagaaaataaagaacaaaCCAATTAAAACATAATGGAGGATATGATTATGTTTATACTGGTAATGATAGTAAATGATTGAACGAAACCTAAACTTAGATGATATACCTTCATGAAGGCTAACGAAAGAAAAAAGCACGATACAGAATATAGCAAATTTGAATGATGACATTGTAATTCTTCTTTTCAAATAAACGTTTTGGTATTTTACGATAGAAAACTATAAATGTGAAAAcgtgtatatataaaaaaagtaagTAGCTTTTTTGTAAGATGATCCGAAAAATCTGAAATTAGACATTTTTGATTggttttattctaaaatattagTGTCCAAGTTTTCTTTTCACCATTTTTAGTCTTTTTTTATATACCATCACCTAAAATACCAACCAACCACAACCAAAAGAGTTGTTGAAAGGTCTGTAGAGAAGAAAAAACTTTATCACTTAGACCTCTCAATTGCGACTCTTTTATGCTTAACAAACATAATTTCATTGCGAGAGGAGAAAACTGAAATATGTATAAGTCTAAGTCATTATTTGTTAATAACATAAGTAAAATTTGCCTAGTAAACAGTTTAGATGGTCTAATAGTTGAAGAGTTTACttcaaatgaaaaatataattcaagTTTTTCATATCTATTTCAATTATATTTGGTTTTCTCACTGCAACAGAACAAAATGaactatatatttgttttgttctaCAGAATCGATACTATGCTGCCTTCTGGACGATGAAGAAGAAATGTGCAATAACAAGTTAACCAACATAAAAGTATCATATTTTGTTATCCTTTCAACCGAATTAAAGGAACTGACAAGACTGAAGAATAGATCTTTCTCTATTGTGTTTATTCCCCTTTCTGAAAATGTTTCTTTAGAGTCATTAGCAAAGATAGCAATAACTTTCAATAGGGAGTTGTATTATACTGGTTGTTTTGTTTCTagtctggttcctgaaacaacaTCAAGTTTGAGAAATAGAACCTTTGTTtgatgaaaaagaaagaaaaactatcATATTCATTCTCGAATTATTTTTGGGTTGcatcttcatttttatttatttttggatgAATACGACGGTCCAATATAAAACACTCAATTTGTGTTCTGTTGTTATGAACTACTATCCGTTGTTTCTCAGTTGATATCAAAAGCCGTGGAAACATCTTTTATCCTTGAAAACTATACAACAAGAACGCTTTAGACTTTACTTTAGCGGTCCTGAATATATACATAACTTTACTTTAGTGTCTTGATTTAGGAATATATACACGCATATCTTTAAAGGGTTTTCACTTTagaggtaaaaaaaaacaagtcagCAGACTGAGTGGATTTTGGATGCTACTTCCTTACGATGCCATTTAGACTGTTACCATCCTCTGAACATGATATCGATACAACACACAAAAATCACATCCATTTCAATGAATGAGGGTAACAAGAGTATGACACTAGAACAATGTGTAAAGTATCTATCTATAAAACGAAGAAGCGTATGGAACAATCTGTACCAAACAATACGAATGAAACAAAATGCATGAGAGCAGGAGATCCTTCCACATacggtgatgatgatgatgaaaaccACCATGTCTACAAGAGCTTGTAGTAGCAGTCACGGccagagaagagagttctgtaGTTTCTTCCACAAGGACAGTTGATCTCAACAACAAAAGCCTCACCAACTCTGTCCACCTTCACTCCTTCTTTACACTCTTTGTCGTGCTCCTCTTCTGGTGACTCAACTTCTGCCTGCACGTACAGTGTCAAAAGAAAAGAGACTTTAACCCACAAGGTTATAGCGAAACAAAAGTGGGAGAATCTCGAACCTTAGGACTACTGACTTCACCGTAGTTGATGAGCTTGTTACACCACTGATCCAGTTCACGAACTCCCTCCTTGATAAGACGCTGCCATGcatgataaaaaaatctttgGATAAGCTTTTCCTTGCTGAACAAGAAACATCTTCTCAATGAGAATCAAGAATCAAACACCTTAGGACTACTACTGCCATCTTGTTTCACCGATTCACCGTACTGTAGAAGCTTGTTACACCACTGATCCAATTCAACAACTCCATTCTTGATAGCATAGAGCATCTGTGATGATCAACACAACATCAtcagaaaccctaaatctcaaAAAACgaacagcaaaaaaaaactcttaaccTTATTGGCTTCAACATCAGTTCCACGAAACGCCTTCGAAGCTGCCGGCGAAACATCGGAGACGCACCTCCTGAAGACCGGTGGCCGGGGCGGGAGAGACGGTGCTGTTTCCTGAGCGACACCGCTTCGGGAAGAAAACGTATCGGAGAGAGATCGTCTGTAGATCGGAGACGAACGGACTCGCGACGGAAGCGGAATCTTCGAGTATCCCAAGCGATTCGACATCGTTTCGTCATCCTCGGCGTCGCGTGGTTGGGGAAGAAACAGCTTCTTGCGTCTAGGCTCGTCGGCGTCTTTCGACTCCGGGGAGGGGCGTTTCACGGGGCTGGTGGCGGCGGCGGGGGAAGGAGAGCCGAAAGATCCGTGCGAGGGGAACTGCGGAGGAGAGGAGTTCGCGCGGCGGCGAACGGAGGAGTTACCGAAGCTGTTGATgcggaggagagagagatcgatgTTGGTGTTGTCTTCCTCGGGGTGAGCGGAGGAGTAATCGGTTTCTTGGGAGTTGTCGATTAGAGCGTCTAGGGTTTCGGCCATGCTTAGAGTTAGAGTCATGTTGTTTTCTTCTCACTGTGGAAAGTTCAAAGAGAGGAGGGAAGTTGAGGAAGGAGAAGGAGGGGACGTTCAGTGGAGTGGTTTGGTTTATATAGGCAACGCGGGTCGAGTTAACCGGTGCGAGCTTCTTTAAGTTAATCGGTCCAACTAGTTTGCGTGGAACCGGTTTTTCGTACCTGGATAATTTATCCAAAACCGAGAAAACCGAACTAAAGAAAATTTAAagagaaccaaaccaaaaaaatgatCCAAAAAGTTTCTCCTATTCTTTCTTAGTTTCTTATATCTGAAAAATCTAAACTGGACCAAAATCTAATCAAAAACCAAGAttcaaatatacaaataaatttattatatctaagatattaattatatttagatttaaaataatcaaatatgtgaattaattttataattataatctacataaaatatacaaaaatatttaaaattgaattatctaaaattattCCAATTATCTAACATTTTCcaaaataattatctaaaatgaccaaaataattaGAACTATCCAATGTTTTATGTTACCTAAAAACCGAATTGAACCAAAACTCAAAATCCTAATTTTGTTGATCAAACGaacaataaaaattattcaGAGCAAATTTTACTCGGTTCTTCAGCGAATCCTAAACATCCTTGTATAAACTAACCAATACCTGATATAACCCCAGGGGATATAACCGATATGAACTTCACCAAATACATGAATGTCCAGCTCAATCCATGACAAATGTACAGAGAAAACTATCAATTAACTTCACcttcatttaatttaatttagagTATCAAAACATTGCTTGACCTACAAGCCAGAAAATAACCCCAATCCAGAaaaaggaaaaccaaaaacaatatgcAGAGAGAACATGCAGAGCTTCATAAACTCTAGTAAGCATTACATCTTATCTCATTCTCATGGACCTTATGAGAGAGTttaatcaaaattcaaaaccccaaaataaaataaaaaggatagaTCTTCACATATGAACATCACACCACACCAGAAGAGAGTCTAATACTTTTTCCCAAGAATTATACCGATGATAACCGAAACAAAAGCCACTCCGGACATGATCTTCACTGTCATGAGATGTGAAGTTGAAGCCGTCTGAGTAGTAGCAGTAACGTTGCCCgaagaagaagttgatgatgcctcTGACTTCTTCTTGCTCTTACGTTTCGTTGGTGAAGAAAATGACAAGTCAATGTCTCGAGACTTAATGCCTACATCCATTGCCTCAGTCTCCTGCAAAGTTTGGTATAAGTTAAGTGATCAAAGTCTATAATGTAAGAAGGTGTCTTAACGGATATTATTATGTCATTTTACTCCTAGATGTACGTATGTTATCAGTCAAACAGGTTCTGAGCTGAGATATTATGATTAACCTTAGTCTTAGCATCCGCGAGCTGCACTTTCTGTTCAAGATCTTTGACCTTTGACTCATATTCAGTGACCGCCTTTTTCTTAGCTTCAATCTCTTCTTGTGATTGCTTTAGTGCAGACTCCAGCTCTGAATGCTTCTGAGAATGTGCTTGTTTCTGTTTCCAAGGTAAATATATCAGAGCTTAGTGACATAATGAGGGAAGATGGATTGTCCATAAGCGTATGTGAGATATGTAGAAgttaaaagagaagaaagatcatTATTAACCTGTTCATCAATAGAACTCTGAGCCGCTTGAAGATCTCTCTGAAGCTGAATCACTTGCTCATTGAGCGCATCTCGGTCACTAGCGATATGTTCATTTTCCTGCAGTTTTGAGGTCAGTTCTGCCACTTTTACAGACGCAGCCGTTGCATTTTCAACCTGTAGAAACATTATACCATTacagttatatatataagatcCTATAACAACAGTTGTAGATGAGTGCATTACCTCTTCTTTCAAACTCTTCTCAAGTTCTTCAACATGTGATTCTAAAACATTCTTTTCAGCAGCCACTGCTCTAAGCTTCTCAATCTCGGACACCAAAGTATCAGCTTTAGACCTCTCTACTGTTACTTGCTCCTCAAGCTTTGCAATAACTGATTGAAGCTCATCCTTTAGATCTTTTGTTGCCTGCTCCCTCTCAGCCTCCAGAGCAGAGATCTTTGTCTGAAACTCGTTGGCCTCTGATCCATGATTGGCTAGCTCCTGGTTCAGCTTTAGATTTACTTCAGCCAGATCACCATTTTCTTTCTCAAGAACATCACACTTGGCCTTAAGCTGATCAAGCTCTCCTTTTAGAGAAGAAGATTTGCTAGATGCTTCAGCCAACTGCTCTTCATATGATTTAACTATCTCCTCAAGGCCTTTCAGTTTCTCAGTTGCCTCTGAGTCTCTGCTAGTGATCTCCTCCATCACCTTTTGGATTCTGTCCTCAGAGTCTTTACTTAAAGTCTCATGCAAAGCTTCAAGCTCCTtggttttagtcatagcttcaTCTATCTCTCTTCCTTTCTTCTCAAGACTCTCTTCAGCAGACCTCAGCTTCTCCATTACTTCGCTTTCACGTAAGCCACCAGCTTTTAGGTCGTTTTCAACGCTCTCCAGCTTTCCTTGTGTCACACTCAATTCATTCCTGAGACTTTCTAACAGACTCTCAGACTCACTGATCTTCAAACTGTACTCACTCACTGTATCTGTcagttctttctctttctcagtTGCAATGTTTAAAGCAGATTCAAGGCTCGAACTCTTCACTTGGAACGCCTCTAGCGCGctaacttgctcctcaagttcttGAATTCTGTATTTTTCTGTCTGGAGTAGAAGCTCCAAGTCTCTCAATCTTCCTTCTGCCTCTTCATGTTTGGACTGCGATGTTTGACATATACCTTCTAGCTCAATGCTGCGCTGGTGAGTCGTGTTAGCACGATCTTCATGCTCTGCGCCCTTCTGCAAAGCTACTCTCAAGTCTTCTTCAAGCTCAGCATTTCTGGCTGATGATTGGTTTAGAGATGATTCTAGTTCCAGTAGCTGAGTGGTCGCCTGTCTCTTCTCTTCCTCGGCAGCTTCAAGAGCTGTTTTTAGTCCAGACACTTTCTCTTCAAATCTCTTCGCCTCTTCGGCTGAACACTTTAGCCCTTCCTCCAACTCTATCAGCTTCTTTTGCGAGCTCTCGAGTTCTATCCCCAACGCAGCAAAAGCTTCCCTAACTTCGGTTAGTTCCTTATCTTTAGCATCATGGGACTGCAAAGCGTCTTCCAAGGACTTCAACTGAGAGCTGTGTCTCTCTTCCACTTCAAGAACTTTCTCTTGCTGCTTCTTGTGGACAGCTTCGAGCTCTCCGTGCTTCTTCTCCGTTTCTTCTAACTTCTCTTTCGCAGACAAAAGCTCATCCTTCAAGTGGGTGTTCTCAGATTCGTACCGTTTCAGTTCCTCCGCTACTCTTTCCAATTCTAGCTCTAGCTCCTTGGTCTTTTCTTGTGATTCTTGTAGCTCTCTTTGTGTTTCAATTGAAACTTGTTTTTCCTCTTGAACAGGAACATGGTCTGCTTTGTCAATAGCTTCCTTCTCGACTTTTATGAACTCCCCATCATCCTCTTCTTTACCTTCCTTTGTCACATCTTCATTCACAGGCTGCAATAGATGGAGAAATAAAATACTTAAATCTTTACTAAATTGGTTGGTGCTAGTATGCAGCTTCATAGACAGACGGAAAAGTTCATTACTATAGCCataaaacaaacatataaatctGTGAAACCGAACACTCATTACCTTGACGGAAACATCAACTGTCTTAAGGTCATCAGCATCTCCTTTCACTACAGGAACCTCAGAACTCGCTACTTGAGTTGCTTCCTCCATGATATGATCAAGCAACTCTGGCTACTTTTAGTTCtgccgaatatataaaaaaagttatttgatTTCTACTTATATCATATtgtgaattatatatttacattaataaattAGACTGAAACAGTAGCTTGCAAGAAAGAGAGGAGCTAATAACAAAATTTAGATCGAAACCAAATAAGATAAGATATATATTGTAATAGTCAACAGGAATTATACATCATCTCTCGTTACAACTAATTGAAATACCATttcaataaaatatttctagcttcgtttagttttattattttacaagaAATGACATACATTGAAGATCATAAAGCAAAAGAATCCAAAACAATCATGAGAAGACAAAGATCAATAGGTAGTACGGGCTGTGGCATGTGATGAAATCAGAGTTTGAATCTGTTAGAACACCAAACAAGGTCCACAATGATACAAATGAGTAAAGCATGCgtgtataatattaaaaaaaaagcccCACCAAACAAAACTAAAGATAAGTTAAGGTGTAAAGTGCCCATCAAACCAGCAACAtcaaagtttcttttttttttgtatagaaAAAATCTTTTATCATCATTATGCAACAAAAGGATCCAAGAAGATTATTACAAATCAAATCTTtagaaactaaatatatataagaaataggGGAAAGAAAAGAATCATAAGGTACGCCGAACAGATGGAGCGGTGACTCATAGGCCAGAGTGTTTCATAACAAGAAACTCATGTGTAATCATCTATAGCTTTTGTAACGCCAGATTTTTCAATTAGATCATACAAAAACTTCggttaaaatgtaaaataactaaAGGAAAAAAGCCCATTAATTTAAGATCACGAGGTGGAACAATACATCAGAAATCACAAACTTCTTTTTCGGTTGTCCAGAGTCCAAACAAAGTTTCATTTTCTATCTTATTGAATAAAACACAAGAATATTCGATCCAAAGAGGAATTTTTCTACTCTCGGATAAGTTTTTTCTCGATATCTCTAACTTATTTTGGTCTACTCGCTGCCCTATATTGATAGAGACAGCATATCACTAAAGTTGCAAGTAATCTTCTTTATTTAGTTTGTCAAAAGTTGCGAGCTTAAGACCCAAAAATAAAAGGCATGATTCTGATTATCGTGTGTTAATATATAGTATGTAATTACGGTCTATTAATATGTAGTATGATCTggtagttaaaataaaaaaagagttGATGATTAGTATTTTTTGTGTGCAAATGAGTTGATGATTAGTATAATACTAGAAACTACCACTACATGATGAATATGCCAATGAAATTCACATTAGTATCATCCACagtcaaaaattagttttaccATGATCAAAAAgagttaaaactaaaatttcacCGTGAACTTCTTAATCCG encodes:
- the LOC106437701 gene encoding 40S ribosomal protein S12-2, whose amino-acid sequence is MSGDEAAAAPAVVPPVAEAAAAIPEDMDLLTALELTLRKARAHGGVVRGLHESAKLIEKRSAQLCVLAEDCNQPDYVKLVKALCADHNINLLTVPSAKTLGEWAGLCKIDSEGNARKVVGCSCLVVKDYGEETTALNIVKKHIESN
- the LOC106441773 gene encoding uncharacterized protein LOC106441773, with amino-acid sequence MTLTLSMAETLDALIDNSQETDYSSAHPEEDNTNIDLSLLRINSFGNSSVRRRANSSPPQFPSHGSFGSPSPAAATSPVKRPSPESKDADEPRRKKLFLPQPRDAEDDETMSNRLGYSKIPLPSRVRSSPIYRRSLSDTFSSRSGVAQETAPSLPPRPPVFRRCVSDVSPAASKAFRGTDVEANKMLYAIKNGVVELDQWCNKLLQYGESVKQDGSSSPKRLIKEGVRELDQWCNKLINYGEVSSPKAEVESPEEEHDKECKEGVKVDRVGEAFVVEINCPCGRNYRTLFSGRDCYYKLL
- the LOC106437700 gene encoding restin homolog, which codes for MEEATQVASSEVPVVKGDADDLKTVDVSVKPVNEDVTKEGKEEDDGEFIKVEKEAIDKADHVPVQEEKQVSIETQRELQESQEKTKELELELERVAEELKRYESENTHLKDELLSAKEKLEETEKKHGELEAVHKKQQEKVLEVEERHSSQLKSLEDALQSHDAKDKELTEVREAFAALGIELESSQKKLIELEEGLKCSAEEAKRFEEKVSGLKTALEAAEEEKRQATTQLLELESSLNQSSARNAELEEDLRVALQKGAEHEDRANTTHQRSIELEGICQTSQSKHEEAEGRLRDLELLLQTEKYRIQELEEQVSALEAFQVKSSSLESALNIATEKEKELTDTVSEYSLKISESESLLESLRNELSVTQGKLESVENDLKAGGLRESEVMEKLRSAEESLEKKGREIDEAMTKTKELEALHETLSKDSEDRIQKVMEEITSRDSEATEKLKGLEEIVKSYEEQLAEASSKSSSLKGELDQLKAKCDVLEKENGDLAEVNLKLNQELANHGSEANEFQTKISALEAEREQATKDLKDELQSVIAKLEEQVTVERSKADTLVSEIEKLRAVAAEKNVLESHVEELEKSLKEEVENATAASVKVAELTSKLQENEHIASDRDALNEQVIQLQRDLQAAQSSIDEQKQAHSQKHSELESALKQSQEEIEAKKKAVTEYESKVKDLEQKVQLADAKTKETEAMDVGIKSRDIDLSFSSPTKRKSKKKSEASSTSSSGNVTATTQTASTSHLMTVKIMSGVAFVSVIIGIILGKKY